AATTATCTGCTATTTCATTATTACTTTTTACTGCACTTTTGTTTGTAGATGCTGAATAATCAATTTTTTCTTCACCATCTGATGAGATTTCCACCTTATCTCCTTGCTTTTCTTTGTTGTTTTCCTTTTCCTTCTCATTGGGGAAAGCCCTTGTAACCCATTCCTTTGCTGTTTCTTGTACTTTTTGTGCCTCATCTTCTTGTGTTTTATTATCAGTTTTCTGTATTTCCTGATTGTCCTTGTTTGGTTGTGACTTATAATCAACCTTTGCTACAACCTGACTTGATTCctctttcttttgcaggtcttCTTCCTGCTCTTGATCATTCAAAGCATCATATGAATTTTTTGTGGTTACTACTACTTCAGGTGCCTTCTGATTTCTATCCTTACCAGTATTTTTTTCTCACCCCCAAGATGCCTTCCAGTTCTGTCTTTATTGTATTTACTCCTCCTCTACATCCACTCTTGTTTTCTTTGAATATTTTCAGATACTTTCTCCTTGTTTTTAGGTTGATTAATTGTAGTTTCAGTTTTCTTGTTGTCTTTTTCAATCTGTTCCTTGAATTGTTTTTCCAGCTCTAGATTCAATGCTCTACATTCAATCTCTCCATGTCCCTCTAGTTTGCAGTGCCTACAATACTTGGGGAGGTAGTCGTATTGAATTTTAATCCACTTGGATTTGATTTCTCCAATAATATCATCCTCTTCTACAATTTTAATCCTTTTTGGATGGTTGGCTAATAGATCAATTTCAACTTTTACCTTGGCGCAACTTGGTCTTATTTTGTTTTTTGTAGCCATATCAACTGTTAGAGGTCTTCCCACTGCAGAGGCTAAGGAAAATACTGCTTCCTTTGCAAAAAAATCCGAGGGAGATCTGGAAAACTGATCCATGCAACCACAACTGAAGTTTCTTCATCTGGGATAAACCAAGGATTCCATATCAAAGGCCTCATGTGACAATACATATTGTGAACCTTTAGATAGTATGTAGGGGTCGATATCATCCTTATATAGTCTTCCAATAATGTAAGGCGTATTAGCATATGTCTATTGTCCATCAGGCCAATTTCACATGGACCTTTAATTTCACATTGTATTGGAATGACTTTACTTAATCCTCGCACGTTAGGTTTATCATAAGAAAACTTCCCAAGTATCGCATATTGAAGATTTTCTTGTATGATAAGTTTTTTGATTTCGGATTATTTCCATGTAACTTGTGGTTCCACATGAAGATATTCAATAGGTTTAGATGGTACAGCTTGGGTTTGTGTGGTATTTGTGTATGGTTTCAACAGATTCACATAGCTAATCGTGTTTGCGGGTGACTGTATGTTTACTTTTGGCGGCACAACCTCTAGTAGAGGCTGCCCGCCTCCGGGATTGGCCATGGTTAGTTGAAAATAGGGTAGTTTGTAGGTTTACTCGGCTAGGGGTTTTCTTTTTAAAGAGAGGATCCCGGGAGCCAAACAGGTCTTAAGATTATAAAAAAAGGTTGATCATTTTCCAGAATAATACTATCCAAGAAAAAAGAGTAAGTCTGGTGATGGATTTCTTAGTGGATAATAGTCAGTTTGCTTTTGTGCCAGGAGAATAATAACTGATAATATAATCTTAAGTCATGAACTGGTAAAGGGGTATGGATGGAAGGGAGTCTCACCCAGGTGTATGATCAAGCTTGATATGCATAAGGCATATGATTCCGTAGAATGGGTGTATCTAGAACAAGTGATGCGTGGGTTGAATATTCCTACTAAATTTGCTTCTTGGATTATGAGCTGTGTCCGTACAGTATCCTACTCCATTCTGATTAATGGGAATCCCACAAAACCATTTCAAGCAAAAAAGGGACTACGACAAGGTGATCCATTGTCCCCCTATATGTTTGTTCTAGCTATGGAATACCTCTCAAGATCATTGAAGACTTTGAGGAATATCCCTGATTTCAACTACCATCCAAAGTGTGAGAAACTAAACTTGGTGCAGTTAGGGTTTGCTGATGATTTACTCCTATTTTGTACGGGTGACATAGGCTCTGTACAATTGATGTATGATTATTTTGCTAGATTCTCATAGGCCTCTGGACTGATTGCTAACCTAAGCAAAAGCTCTATTTATTTCGGAGGGGTTGGTCAACATGAACAACAAGAGATTATCCAGGCTCTGGCTTTGCTAAAGGTGAGCTATCATTTAAATATTTGGGAGTACCTCTGAGCACAAAGAATACATGCCTATTATGGAAAGGCACACCCAATATGGCTTTGCAATGGATACATGCCTATTATGGAAAGGCACACCCAATATGGCTTAATGTGCTTAAGCAAGCTTCTTTGGTTGTGAGGAAAAACATGAAGGCTAAGGAGT
The sequence above is a segment of the Lycium barbarum isolate Lr01 chromosome 6, ASM1917538v2, whole genome shotgun sequence genome. Coding sequences within it:
- the LOC132644199 gene encoding uncharacterized protein LOC132644199, giving the protein MDQFSRSPSDFFAKEAVFSLASAVGRPLTVDMATKNKIRPSCAKVKVEIDLLANHPKRIKIVEEDDIIGEIKSKWIKIQYDYLPKYCRHCKLEGHGEIECRALNLELEKQFKEQIEKDNKKTETTINQPKNKEKEEDLQKKEESSQVVAKVDYKSQPNKDNQEIQKTDNKTQEDEAQKVQETAKEWVTRAFPNEKEKENNKEKQGDKVEISSDGEEKIDYSASTNKSAVKSNNEIADNSSTNVGDGTQEDNTNSNQSIENYTNKNSRNQLKKKTSLTKKQGTENTAQQQLQDTGYKHEDIDEEDISINIQNVANTGDLSPKQIDRLKSLGKQKWKQSKDNKKQSVLPTRGVQTRRTATKTFILP